GAAGAGCGAAGGGCAGAGGGCGTAGAGTCAGAGGCTCCGGCTCTTTGCTCTTTGCCCTTGGCTCTTAGCTCTGGCAACGGTGCCTTCACAGGCTTGATGTAGGCCCAGTGGCGGTCGTCGCTGGGTTGCTCATCGGCGGGAGCTTTGGCTCCTTCGGCGATCCATTGCTGAATGAGGGCGATCTGGGCGGAGTCGAGCGGTCCACGCTTGTAGGGCATCTGCGGGATCTCGTCATGCGTGCCGCTGATGACCTGAATGAGAAGATCGGGCAATGCGGAGCCGCGAGAGCCGCCGGTTCGTGCGGCGGCGGCGGTGTCGAGCTTGAGTTTGGACTTCTGCGTGGTGGCACCGTGGCATTTGACGCAATGCTGCTGCAGCAGGGGCTTGATCTGCGTGGTGTAATCCACGGCTGCGGCGGCGCCGGTGGCGAGAGTCAGGCTGAGTGTGATGATGCGGAGAGGCATGCGATGAGAAGAGAACACGCTAAAGCGTGAACAACGTACGGACGGCGGGGTGCCGGGGCTTTCGAGATTGGCAAGAAAAACGCCGCACTCGCGCGGGGCGGGTGCGGCGTGGGTGACCTTAAGTCAGAGCGGCGAGATTACTTCGCGTCCTTCTTCGGCTTCGGGGTCAGCTCTTCCTTGGAGAGGGAGCCGTTTTTGTCCTTGTCCATTTTGCCGAAACGCTCCTCAGCCTTGGCAGAATCTTTCTTGGCCTGTGGGGAGGCGAGGTACTCTTCCTTGGAGAGGGAACCGTTGCCGTCCTTGTCGAGCTTCTTGATCAATTCTTCGGCGCTCGGGGCCTTCTTCTTGCCACCTTCGGCGGCGGGTTTCTTGGCATCGCCTTCAGCGGCGGGTTTCTTCGGAGCATCGCCTTCGGGCTTCTTGTCGCCTTCGGCGGCGTTGAGGGTGGCGGCGAGGGCGAGAATGGAGAGGATCGAGGTGATCGCTTTCATGTGTGTTTTCTGTGTTGGTTTGGTTTGATTGAAAGCGCAGATCTGGGTGGCCATGACCTGCGCGAGGCGTGTTAAACGAGGGGATGACGATTCCGTTTCAAAAAATCGCGGATGATTTTTTGCGGACGTGAATTACCACAACAAACGCAGCTCATAGCAAGCGTGCCGCCGCTTCGGCCAGGGCGCTGCGCTCACCTTTCACCAGCGGCACATGGGCGGCGAAGGGCTGGCCGCGCATGCGCTGGCGAGTGTACACGAGGCCGTTGCTGCGGCTGTCCACGTAGGGATTGTCGATCTGCGCCGGATCGCCGACGAGGACGAGTTTGGAGCCACGGGACATGCGGGTGACGATGGTTTTGGCCTCCAGCGGGGTGAGTTGCTGGGCTTCATCGAGTACGAAGAAGCGGTCCGGGATGCTGCGGCCACGAATGTAGCACAGCGCCTCGATTTCGATGATGCCCTGCTGGATGAGCGGATCGTACGGCGCGGCAGGCGCGGTGATCTGCTGCGGTTCGGGCATGAAACGGTTCTTTTTGCGTGCCGGGCCCTGCTGGGTGCCTTCCATCGGGCGCATGAGGAGATCGAGCGCGTCATACACGGGCTGCAGCCAAGGACGCATCTTTTCCTGCAACGAACCGGGCAGGAAACCGACGGTCTGACCCATGGCGACGATGGGACGGCTGACGGTGAGGCCATGATAGGTGCGGTTAAACACCTGCTGCAAAGCGGCGGCGACGGCGAGCAGCGTCTTGCCGGTGCCGGCCTGGCCGTAGCAGGTGACGAGGCTGATCTCGGGATCGAGCAGCGCATCAAGGAAACAGGCCTGGCCGAGGTTCATCGGTTTGATGGCGCGGCCCTGGCCGACCTTGATGGACTCGGGCGTGTGATGCAGCCGCACGAACTCGCCCTGCACACTCAGCTTCGCGGGCATGGTGGCTTTCTCACCAGCGGAGAGCAGCGCATAATCATTCACGACCATGCCGGCGGTGCGGTTCTCCGGCACGGTGAGGCAACCGCTGCTGGCAAAGCGTTGGAGTTCATGCGGACTGACTTCGACGCGGGCGATATCGAAGTTCGCCACCTCGCGCGGCTCGACTTTGTCGTGCAGATAGTCCTCGCACTCGATGCCCACGGCACGGGCCTTGAGCTGCATGTTGAGGTCTTTGCTGACGAGAATGACCGGCGGCGAGACCTGTTCCCGCAGCCAGAGCGTGCAGGCGAGGATGCGGTGGTCGGCTTTTTCCAACGCGGGGAAGATGCGCTGGAATTCCAGCACGCTGGGTACTTCGCAGGCGACATCAGGGTCATAAACGACGACGCGGATGCTGCCGCCGCCGTCGGTGGGAACGCCCGTGGTCACAGAGGCGCCCTTGGCGGAAAAGATTTTCATCAGCGCCCGATGCACTTCGCGTGCATTCGCGCCGCGCTCGGTCATTTCGTTTTTGAAGCGGTCCAGCTCGCTGAGTACATCCACCGGGATGCAGATGTGATGCTCGGCAAAGCGATGAATGCAGGCCGGGTCGTGAAGGAGGACGTTGGTGTCGAGAACAAAGGTCTTGGTGCCTACAGGAGTGGCGGGGCGGCGGCGGCGGGCGGGGGTGGAAGCGGTGGAATTCACAGAAGAGGGACCAGAATCAGACGTGCGGGTAGAAATGAGGGTTTGAGCTACGGATGCAGGATGGTCGTCGCGGTCCATGGTGGTTCAGTGGGTATGGTGTTTAACTGCCTTGAAATGGCGGGGACGGCTGTTCTTTGGCGCATGGGAAGTGCCAAGCCTACCGATCCCTGAATGTGATTTTTTGAATGAATCACGGTAATTGCCAAAGAGTGTCAGAGCGTCGAGATGCTGGCAAGAAATTATTCACATTGCTGAAGTTTATTCACAATTTGCAGTGCGCTTGAACACTGAGAACGTTCAAACTCGTGTGCAATGGGGCTTTATGAATGTCCCTAAACAGGCACCTCAAAGTATTCCAGCGCCCATTCGCGCATGTAGCGCACCCGGCTGGGAACGAAGCGGTAGATGATGAGTTCGGGATTGTCGATGCTGCCGAGGTAGGCACGCAGAAGCGGGCTGGCGGCCCAGATTTCCTCCAGCAAAGGACGCTCGGTGACGATCTCGGCCTGAGCGGTGATGCGCACTTGGTGGTGGTCGTCATCGGTGTAGCAGAGTTCGGCCTTCGGGTTCACCTCCAACTCGCGCGTTTTACCGTAGCGGCGCAGGTTGGCGACATAGACGGTGAATCCATCCGTCTTTACGGGTGAAACGGGGCGCAGACGCGGCTGGTCGCCATCCACGGTGGCGAGCATGGGGAACTTGGCGGCACGCATGGTGGTGCGGGCAAGTTCCGGGAGTTCGGCGGGATCAACGGGCTGGGGCTGCGGTCTGGACATGACCAGGAGGATACGCGGTGTCGGGGCGGCGTCGATCACCCTCTCATTTTGCAGTTCCCAAAGCGTCCTAATCCGCTAGGATGCGCGCCACTTCCTCCCGATGAAGAATCTGCCAACCGCCTTCCAGCGCAATGCGCTGTGGACTGCCGTGACCGCCTTGTCGATCACGGTCATCGGTGCGCTGGTGATCGGGCTGATCTATCTGCTGACGCAGGTAATCGCCTTTTTGCAGCCGATTTTGGTGCCCTTCGCAGTGGCCGGCGTGCTGGCCTACCTGCTGGAGCCCGGCGTGGAATGGCTGGAGCGCCGCGGATTGAACCGGCATCGTTCGGTGTTGCTGGCGTTCGCCGTGTTCATGCTCGCCATCGGCGGTCTCGGCTGGTGGATGGTGGTGAAACTGGACGATCCGACACGACACCTCGCCGAGCGTGTGCCGGTTTACTACACGAAGGCGAGGCTGGCAGTGATCGACTTCTCCGCCAAGATCGAAAAAGACTACGGTATCACGCTTCCCATCCACGCGGCTGCTGCTGAATCCACCGCCACGCCTGAAACACCAGCCCCCAGTGCAAAAGA
The Prosthecobacter sp. genome window above contains:
- a CDS encoding EF-hand domain-containing protein, yielding MKAITSILSILALAATLNAAEGDKKPEGDAPKKPAAEGDAKKPAAEGGKKKAPSAEELIKKLDKDGNGSLSKEEYLASPQAKKDSAKAEERFGKMDKDKNGSLSKEELTPKPKKDAK
- a CDS encoding PhoH family protein, producing MNSTASTPARRRRPATPVGTKTFVLDTNVLLHDPACIHRFAEHHICIPVDVLSELDRFKNEMTERGANAREVHRALMKIFSAKGASVTTGVPTDGGGSIRVVVYDPDVACEVPSVLEFQRIFPALEKADHRILACTLWLREQVSPPVILVSKDLNMQLKARAVGIECEDYLHDKVEPREVANFDIARVEVSPHELQRFASSGCLTVPENRTAGMVVNDYALLSAGEKATMPAKLSVQGEFVRLHHTPESIKVGQGRAIKPMNLGQACFLDALLDPEISLVTCYGQAGTGKTLLAVAAALQQVFNRTYHGLTVSRPIVAMGQTVGFLPGSLQEKMRPWLQPVYDALDLLMRPMEGTQQGPARKKNRFMPEPQQITAPAAPYDPLIQQGIIEIEALCYIRGRSIPDRFFVLDEAQQLTPLEAKTIVTRMSRGSKLVLVGDPAQIDNPYVDSRSNGLVYTRQRMRGQPFAAHVPLVKGERSALAEAAARLL
- a CDS encoding pyridoxamine 5'-phosphate oxidase family protein — its product is MSRPQPQPVDPAELPELARTTMRAAKFPMLATVDGDQPRLRPVSPVKTDGFTVYVANLRRYGKTRELEVNPKAELCYTDDDHHQVRITAQAEIVTERPLLEEIWAASPLLRAYLGSIDNPELIIYRFVPSRVRYMREWALEYFEVPV